Proteins from one Deinococcus actinosclerus genomic window:
- a CDS encoding M3 family metallopeptidase, with the protein MSSTLSGEYRGQSLPVTALRALASDPDAGVREDAFHAEIAAWKTQETVFAACMNGVKGEEGTLAARRGFTDVVAPSLLSNGIDRETLDAMQAAVIRALPDFRRYFRAKAHHLGKAQLDWWDLFAPVGRSDTHWDYAAGEAFVERQFRAYSLALGDFAARAFGERWIDAGPRDGKRSGAFCMKWQGADSRILMNHDPSLDSVSTLAHELGHAYHNVQLGGLDPLQQETPMTLAETASIFCETIIQNAALATAQGAERLYVLETQLMGHAQVVVDIHSRFLFEKAVFERRAAGDLNPSDFNALMVQAQRDTYGDALNTPHPYMWAVKPHYYGRSFYNYPYTFGLLFGLGLYAQYEQARAQGQEADFQARYDALLAATGQATPLALAARFGIDLHAPDFWEGSLNVIRRQIDAYEATTQA; encoded by the coding sequence GTGTCCAGCACCCTGTCGGGCGAGTACCGCGGCCAGTCCCTGCCCGTGACCGCCCTGCGCGCCCTGGCCAGTGACCCCGACGCAGGCGTGCGCGAGGACGCCTTCCACGCCGAGATCGCCGCCTGGAAGACCCAGGAGACCGTGTTCGCCGCCTGCATGAACGGCGTGAAAGGGGAGGAGGGCACGCTGGCTGCCCGGCGCGGCTTCACGGACGTCGTCGCGCCCAGCCTCCTGAGCAACGGCATCGACCGCGAGACGCTGGACGCCATGCAGGCCGCCGTGATCCGCGCCCTGCCCGACTTCCGCCGCTACTTCCGCGCCAAGGCCCACCACCTCGGCAAGGCTCAGCTGGACTGGTGGGACCTGTTCGCCCCGGTGGGAAGAAGCGACACCCACTGGGACTACGCCGCTGGCGAGGCGTTCGTGGAACGCCAGTTCCGCGCGTACAGCCTCGCGCTGGGGGACTTCGCCGCCCGCGCCTTCGGTGAGCGCTGGATCGACGCGGGCCCCCGCGACGGCAAACGCAGCGGCGCGTTCTGCATGAAGTGGCAGGGCGCCGACAGCCGCATCCTGATGAACCACGACCCCAGCCTCGACTCGGTCAGCACCCTGGCGCACGAACTGGGGCACGCGTACCACAACGTGCAGCTCGGCGGCCTGGACCCCCTCCAGCAGGAGACGCCCATGACCCTCGCCGAGACCGCCAGCATCTTCTGCGAGACGATCATCCAGAACGCCGCGCTGGCCACCGCGCAGGGCGCCGAGCGCCTGTACGTCCTGGAAACGCAGCTCATGGGTCACGCGCAGGTCGTCGTGGACATCCACAGCCGCTTCCTGTTCGAGAAGGCCGTGTTCGAACGCCGCGCCGCCGGCGACCTGAACCCCAGTGACTTCAACGCTCTGATGGTGCAGGCGCAGCGCGACACGTACGGCGACGCCCTGAACACCCCCCACCCCTACATGTGGGCGGTCAAGCCGCACTACTACGGCCGCTCCTTCTACAACTACCCGTACACCTTCGGGCTGCTGTTCGGCCTGGGCCTCTACGCGCAGTACGAGCAGGCGCGCGCCCAGGGGCAGGAGGCGGACTTCCAGGCCCGCTACGACGCCCTGCTGGCCGCCACCGGGCAGGCCACGCCGCTGGCCCTCGCCGCGCGCTTCGGCATCGACCTGCACGCCCCGGACTTCTGGGAGGGCAGCCTGAACGTCATCCGCCGCCAGATCGACGCCTACGAGGCCACCACGCAGGCGTAA
- the rbfA gene encoding 30S ribosome-binding factor RbfA, producing MKPEQIQSQLTRVISDAIGGLRDPRVPMIVTVERVTVTADYSLARVYVSAMTGDMEDLLDALRGARGYLQRQVADHVKLRRTPVLEFHDASDRPPL from the coding sequence GTGAAACCCGAACAGATCCAGTCGCAGCTGACCCGCGTGATCAGCGACGCGATCGGCGGCCTGCGCGACCCGCGCGTGCCCATGATCGTGACCGTCGAGCGCGTGACCGTCACCGCCGACTACTCCCTGGCCCGCGTGTACGTGAGCGCCATGACCGGCGACATGGAGGACCTGCTCGACGCCCTGCGCGGCGCGCGCGGGTACCTGCAGCGGCAGGTGGCCGACCACGTGAAGCTGCGCCGCACGCCCGTGCTGGAATTCCACGACGCCAGCGACCGCCCACCCCTGTGA
- a CDS encoding acyl-CoA thioesterase codes for MGVVHHATYPVWFEVARTDLMHHLGLPYREVEARGYYLMLSGLNVEYRRAARYDDELRIVARLSSVRSRTMTFTYEVLRGEELLATGETRHIATDQSYRPARLPDDVLSLLQAPGRARLPGT; via the coding sequence ATGGGCGTCGTGCACCACGCCACGTACCCCGTGTGGTTCGAGGTGGCCCGCACGGACCTGATGCACCACCTGGGCCTGCCGTACCGGGAAGTGGAGGCGCGCGGGTACTACCTGATGCTCTCGGGCCTGAACGTCGAGTACCGCCGCGCCGCCCGCTACGACGACGAACTGCGGATCGTGGCGCGGCTCAGCAGCGTCCGCTCGCGCACCATGACCTTCACCTACGAGGTGCTGCGCGGTGAGGAACTGCTCGCCACCGGTGAGACCCGTCACATCGCCACGGACCAGTCCTACCGCCCCGCCCGCCTCCCGGACGACGTCCTGAGCCTGCTGCAGGCGCCGGGCCGCGCTAGACTGCCGGGCACATGA
- a CDS encoding NUDIX domain-containing protein: protein MSHLSRTLPLKRAAHVYLVRDGHLLLVEERMDDGSIFYGLPGGKALPGETLGDAAVRQVLVETGLTVTDLMFVSLLEGELLTGTRNECYAIFGRFTATFHGEIDPTDPEVVGVKWVPFAQVESLVRYGPPPEVEERNPLIWVPTRDFVQGQPRAYYPI from the coding sequence ATGAGCCACCTGTCGCGCACCCTGCCGCTCAAACGTGCCGCGCACGTGTACCTCGTCCGGGACGGGCACCTGCTGCTCGTCGAGGAACGCATGGACGACGGCAGCATCTTCTACGGCCTGCCCGGCGGTAAGGCCCTCCCCGGCGAGACCCTCGGGGACGCCGCCGTCCGTCAGGTGCTCGTCGAGACCGGCCTGACGGTCACCGACCTGATGTTCGTCAGCCTGCTGGAGGGCGAACTGCTGACCGGCACCCGCAACGAGTGCTACGCCATCTTCGGCCGCTTCACCGCCACCTTCCACGGCGAGATCGACCCCACCGACCCCGAGGTCGTGGGCGTCAAGTGGGTGCCGTTCGCGCAGGTCGAGTCCCTGGTCCGCTACGGCCCACCCCCGGAAGTGGAGGAGCGCAACCCGCTGATCTGGGTGCCCACCCGCGACTTCGTGCAGGGCCAGCCCCGCGCGTACTACCCCATCTGA
- a CDS encoding S49 family peptidase, translated as MNLKLPFLKSDDALPGGVTRPTWVVLDLSGPYPERQPTNPVAGLLSRTESLEALAARVEKLRGAPWLHGVLVRFGEFTASPATAHAIRGLLADLQREKRVVAYLPQLNMLSLIAASGAGELVSPESAEVNVSGFGLESTFLGEFLKKRGIEFENLRVREYKAALTRFSEERMDDHNREQLQAYLSGLEGAWVRDLAAARGVSEDVAAGWLAADLTSAQAALKAGLITKVAYEDELIGPASRPFAAVADLLMPSLPGKAAKEGRVAVVPLVGTIITGKSRNNPIPLPLLGGPMAGSDTVVAALRRAKGDKTTKAIVLYVNSGGGSALASDLIWREVATSEKPVVVVMGEYAASGGYYVATHAKAIVASPYTLTGSIGVVSGKPVLTEFNRRHGLNPERVGRDRALMYSAARPYSDDEREHVEKGILEVYDRFTTRVAEGRGLTKERVNELGRGRIWSAADALDHGLVDELGDLRTGLARARELAGLHAEAPAWNVTPKTHGPLPEFAQEAAQAARVTVWPFGGERVLTWFDQDVRVR; from the coding sequence ATGAACCTGAAACTCCCGTTCCTGAAGAGTGACGACGCGCTGCCCGGCGGCGTGACCCGCCCGACCTGGGTGGTGCTGGACCTGAGTGGCCCCTACCCGGAGCGTCAGCCGACCAATCCGGTGGCGGGGCTGCTCAGCCGCACCGAGTCGCTGGAGGCCCTGGCGGCGCGCGTCGAGAAGCTGCGCGGCGCCCCGTGGCTGCACGGGGTGCTGGTGCGCTTCGGGGAGTTCACGGCCTCTCCCGCCACGGCGCACGCGATCCGGGGGCTGCTGGCCGACCTGCAACGGGAGAAGCGGGTGGTGGCGTACCTGCCGCAGCTGAACATGCTGTCCCTGATCGCGGCGAGCGGCGCGGGCGAACTCGTGTCGCCGGAGTCCGCCGAGGTGAACGTCAGCGGCTTCGGGCTGGAGAGCACGTTCCTGGGCGAGTTCCTCAAGAAACGCGGGATCGAGTTCGAGAACCTGCGCGTCCGCGAGTACAAGGCGGCCCTGACGCGCTTTTCCGAGGAGCGGATGGACGACCACAACCGCGAGCAGCTCCAGGCGTACCTGTCGGGCCTGGAGGGCGCGTGGGTGCGGGACCTCGCGGCGGCGCGGGGCGTGTCCGAGGACGTGGCGGCCGGGTGGCTCGCGGCGGACCTGACGAGCGCGCAGGCGGCGCTGAAGGCGGGGCTGATCACGAAGGTCGCGTACGAGGACGAACTGATCGGCCCGGCCAGCCGTCCGTTCGCGGCCGTGGCGGATCTACTGATGCCCAGCCTGCCCGGGAAGGCCGCGAAGGAGGGGCGGGTGGCAGTGGTGCCGCTCGTCGGGACGATCATCACCGGGAAGAGCCGGAACAACCCCATCCCGCTGCCGCTGCTGGGCGGCCCGATGGCCGGGTCGGACACGGTCGTGGCCGCGCTGCGCCGTGCCAAGGGGGACAAGACCACGAAGGCGATCGTCCTGTACGTGAACAGCGGGGGCGGCAGCGCCCTGGCCAGCGACCTGATCTGGCGCGAGGTGGCGACCAGCGAGAAACCGGTCGTGGTCGTCATGGGCGAGTACGCCGCGTCCGGCGGGTACTACGTCGCCACGCACGCCAAGGCGATCGTCGCGTCGCCGTACACCCTGACCGGCAGCATCGGCGTGGTCAGCGGCAAGCCCGTCCTGACGGAATTCAACCGCCGGCACGGCCTGAACCCCGAACGGGTGGGCCGCGACCGCGCGCTGATGTACTCGGCCGCCCGCCCGTACAGCGACGACGAGCGCGAGCACGTCGAGAAGGGCATCCTGGAGGTGTACGACCGCTTCACCACCCGCGTCGCCGAGGGCCGCGGGCTGACCAAGGAGCGCGTGAACGAGCTGGGCCGCGGCCGCATCTGGAGTGCCGCCGACGCGCTGGACCACGGGCTGGTGGACGAACTGGGCGACCTCCGCACCGGCCTCGCGCGCGCGCGGGAACTGGCGGGCCTACACGCAGAGGCGCCCGCGTGGAACGTCACGCCGAAGACCCACGGTCCCCTCCCGGAGTTCGCGCAGGAGGCCGCGCAGGCCGCCCGCGTGACGGTGTGGCCGTTCGGGGGCGAGCGCGTGCTGACGTGGTTCGATCAGGACGTCAGGGTGCGCTGA